Within Desulfobacterales bacterium, the genomic segment AAAACCAGAGAAGGGCGACCGGAGACAATTCGTCGGTGTATTGTCTGCAGTCGATGCCTCGACGGTGCGTTTGTGGGGCAAGGGGTGAACTGCTCAGTCAATGCCTCGGTGGGGAAAGATTTGGGCGAGCCTGTTCCGGGAAACAAGAAAATAGTCGTTATCGGAAGTGGTCCTTCAGGGATGGAGGCGGCAAGGGTCGCAGCCGGAAGAGGGCACCGGGTTACCCTTTTGGAGCGCGGACGCCGACTTGGCGGCCTGTTGGTTCTGGCGTCCATTATGAACGAAAAAATGGAGAGACTCCTCCTTTGGTATCGACAGGAAATGGAAAGCCTTCCCATAGATATCCGGCTGAACACGGAGGTGTCGGAGACCTTGCTGGAACAAATGGAACCCGATGCGATCATCGTGGCTCCCGGCGGAGAGCCGATCGTTCCCGATGTGCCCGGAGTTGATGGCGAGAATGTGATCGGGGCCTTTCATATGAAGAAGCTCATAGAAGGGATTCCCCCTAAAAAAGGGTTGCTTTGGCGTGTGGCCGCTGAGGGGGCCAAGCATTTTGGTGGGAATGCCGCTTTCATGAGGCGGAGCATGAGCCTTCCCTGGCCGGTGAAGAAGCGGGTGGCGGTAATCGGCGGCGGCTTTTTCGGCTGCGAGGTGGCGTTGGCGGTGATGCCAGGCAGAGAGGTAACCATCATTGAGGAGTCCGGCAAGATCGGTGGCGGTATCGGTATCATCGACAGGCAGACGCAGTTGAATCTTTTAAAAGAAGGTGGCGTCAGATTTAAAACCCTGACTCGGGTGAAGGAGATAACGCCTGCCGGCGTGAAGGTGATCGACAAAGACGGGTTGGAAGGCTTTGTCGATGTGGACACGGTGATGCTGGCTTTGGGCGTAAAAGAGAACCGGAAGCTGGCTGATCAGCTGGCGGCAAAGTTTAAAAATGTTCATTTGATCGGGGAGGGCACCGGAGGTGGTGAAACCAGGAGAACCCGGGAAGCCGTTGCGGACGGCTATGAGATCGGCATGAAGATCTAAAATAATGTGTTGAAAGCGCTGGGTTACAGGCACAACTTTATTCGAAACAAATTAAATGGATCAATG encodes:
- a CDS encoding NAD(P)/FAD-dependent oxidoreductase — translated: MSRKMKLFEPIKIGTVELKNRVMMLPMSVELAENYRTTDRLIDFFAQRAKGGVGLVCLGTVFVADLWGTTPLYPSQAHASGIWSDDFIPGLKKLTSAIRENGGKSCCQLDLCYEWRRDGSAPLEAVGPSDGPGGPFVPHVRELTVEEIHIMVEQFSDGARRAREAGFDMVDLHGGIGYMISRFISSFSNRRTDDYGGTLEKRMRFIEEIIAASQKKAGKDFPLITRISAEDYMPGGHTIEDTKKMVPILERAGIAALNIQVGFHEAPRPLVNQFVPEGAFVHLAEEIKKIAKVPVIAGYRIDSAELAEEIVEKGRADMVGMARALIADPEFVNKTREGRPETIRRCIVCSRCLDGAFVGQGVNCSVNASVGKDLGEPVPGNKKIVVIGSGPSGMEAARVAAGRGHRVTLLERGRRLGGLLVLASIMNEKMERLLLWYRQEMESLPIDIRLNTEVSETLLEQMEPDAIIVAPGGEPIVPDVPGVDGENVIGAFHMKKLIEGIPPKKGLLWRVAAEGAKHFGGNAAFMRRSMSLPWPVKKRVAVIGGGFFGCEVALAVMPGREVTIIEESGKIGGGIGIIDRQTQLNLLKEGGVRFKTLTRVKEITPAGVKVIDKDGLEGFVDVDTVMLALGVKENRKLADQLAAKFKNVHLIGEGTGGGETRRTREAVADGYEIGMKI